From one Chryseobacterium sp. 3008163 genomic stretch:
- a CDS encoding GNAT family N-acetyltransferase, protein MIELKFYQPEDLPELDYVLDDIQSQYTSTAKQSLERIEERNHKGDFFAYPITIYYDEKIAGFFVLDFGEDKFDLTENPDSVLLRSLSVNPNFQGKGIGKSAMIEVDYFIKEHFADCNEIVLAVNEKNTSAFQLYVKSGYEFEGKTREGRSGPQFLLFKKL, encoded by the coding sequence ATGATTGAATTAAAATTTTATCAACCTGAAGACCTTCCTGAACTTGATTATGTTCTGGATGATATCCAGTCGCAGTATACCTCAACTGCAAAGCAATCTTTAGAAAGAATAGAAGAGAGAAATCACAAAGGAGATTTTTTTGCTTACCCGATTACCATTTACTATGATGAAAAGATTGCCGGATTTTTTGTGCTTGATTTTGGAGAAGATAAATTTGATCTTACAGAAAATCCGGATTCGGTTTTGCTTCGATCATTATCTGTAAACCCAAATTTTCAGGGAAAGGGAATTGGAAAATCAGCAATGATTGAAGTCGATTATTTCATAAAAGAGCATTTTGCAGATTGCAATGAAATTGTTTTAGCTGTAAACGAAAAAAATACCTCAGCTTTTCAATTGTATGTCAAAAGCGGGTATGAATTTGAAGGTAAAACGAGAGAAGGCAGAAGCGGACCTCAGTTCTTATTGTTTAAAAAACTCTAG
- a CDS encoding DUF1684 domain-containing protein, producing MKKYILFLFFILPVFAFPQNNKRQSKEIKEIKKFQQDLNKEYLDPKETPLRDDNFAKFKQHPFFPIDLKYRVIARFIKTENPQPFDLPTSSGKSKSYQEFGKATFELDGKSYTLTIYQSLDLMKMEKYKDHLFLPFHDETNNKETYGGGKYMDLKIPSGNTIVLDFNQSYQPFCAYNAYDYNCPIVPEENKLAVEIRAGVMYEDIYHH from the coding sequence ATGAAAAAATATATCCTATTTCTATTTTTTATACTTCCGGTATTTGCATTTCCCCAAAATAATAAACGGCAATCGAAAGAAATTAAAGAAATCAAGAAATTTCAGCAAGATTTAAATAAAGAATATTTAGATCCAAAAGAAACACCACTTAGGGATGATAATTTTGCGAAATTTAAACAACATCCTTTCTTTCCGATTGATTTAAAATACAGAGTTATTGCAAGATTTATTAAAACTGAAAATCCTCAACCTTTTGATTTGCCAACATCATCAGGAAAATCAAAATCGTATCAGGAGTTTGGGAAAGCAACCTTTGAATTAGATGGAAAATCTTATACCTTAACCATTTACCAAAGTTTAGATTTAATGAAAATGGAAAAATATAAAGATCATCTTTTTCTTCCTTTTCATGATGAAACCAACAATAAAGAAACTTATGGTGGGGGAAAATATATGGATCTGAAAATTCCAAGCGGCAATACGATTGTTTTAGATTTTAATCAATCCTATCAGCCTTTCTGTGCTTACAATGCGTATGATTACAATTGCCCGATCGTTCCTGAAGAAAATAAATTGGCGGTAGAAATACGAGCAGGAGTAATGTACGAAGATATTTATCATCATTAA
- the mqo gene encoding malate dehydrogenase (quinone): MPNTILSRTPKPKYDVVLIGGGIMSATLATLLHEFDPNLEIAIFERLGRFAKESTAAWNNAGTGHSAFCELNYTPENEDGTIDISKAEKIAEQFEISKQFWSYLIDKKYISTPSDFINSCAHMSLVFGEKDAEYLKKRHDAMKDSPLFSAMEFSTDHDQLREWIPLVMSKRNESEVLAATKMDLGTDVNFGSLTRKMGRHLLEDSNVEVFLYHEVKDIDPRDDGKWEMKVKDRIHSHKQEVVADFVFIGAGGYALPLLESSDIKESEGYGGFPVSGEWLVTHNPELVEKHQAKVYTQATVDAPPMSVPHLDLRIIDGKKALLFGPFAGFSTKFLKEGNYLDLPASVNTKNIKSLFGAWWHNIPLTKYLVQQVAMTKAQRIQHLREFVKDAKEEDWELKVAGQRVQVIKKDGKQGGKLEFGTEVVVNQQGTIASLLGASPGASTAVFAMVNILEKCFPEKINGEWKEKLLEMIPSYGQKLANNPELTEKVRAYSKEKLELKH, from the coding sequence ATGCCGAATACAATTTTAAGCAGAACGCCAAAACCAAAATACGACGTTGTTTTAATCGGAGGCGGAATTATGAGTGCCACTTTAGCAACTTTACTTCACGAATTTGACCCAAATCTTGAAATAGCAATTTTTGAAAGACTCGGAAGATTTGCCAAAGAAAGTACTGCCGCTTGGAATAATGCAGGAACAGGGCATTCAGCTTTCTGCGAATTGAATTATACACCGGAAAATGAAGACGGAACAATCGATATTTCAAAAGCAGAAAAAATTGCCGAACAATTTGAAATTTCAAAACAGTTTTGGTCTTATCTTATTGACAAAAAATATATTTCTACTCCTTCAGATTTCATCAATTCTTGTGCACACATGAGTCTGGTATTTGGAGAAAAAGATGCCGAATATCTTAAAAAACGCCACGATGCGATGAAAGATTCTCCATTGTTTTCAGCAATGGAATTTTCAACTGATCATGACCAACTAAGAGAATGGATTCCTTTGGTGATGAGCAAAAGAAATGAATCAGAAGTTCTGGCAGCCACAAAAATGGATTTGGGAACCGATGTTAATTTCGGAAGCTTAACTCGAAAAATGGGGAGACATCTGCTTGAAGACTCCAATGTGGAAGTTTTCTTGTATCATGAAGTAAAAGACATCGACCCAAGAGATGATGGAAAGTGGGAAATGAAGGTCAAAGACAGAATCCACAGTCATAAGCAGGAAGTGGTTGCAGACTTTGTTTTCATCGGAGCCGGAGGGTATGCATTGCCGTTATTGGAAAGTTCAGACATTAAAGAAAGCGAAGGCTACGGCGGTTTTCCGGTTTCCGGAGAATGGTTGGTGACGCACAATCCTGAGTTGGTAGAAAAACATCAGGCAAAAGTGTACACTCAGGCAACTGTCGATGCACCGCCAATGTCGGTTCCGCATTTAGATTTAAGAATTATTGATGGTAAAAAAGCCTTGTTGTTTGGTCCGTTTGCCGGATTTTCCACTAAATTTTTAAAAGAAGGAAATTATCTTGATTTGCCTGCAAGTGTCAACACAAAGAATATCAAATCATTGTTCGGGGCTTGGTGGCATAATATTCCACTGACAAAATATCTGGTTCAGCAGGTTGCGATGACCAAAGCTCAGAGAATTCAGCATTTAAGAGAATTTGTGAAAGACGCCAAAGAAGAAGATTGGGAACTGAAAGTTGCAGGACAACGTGTTCAGGTCATCAAAAAAGACGGTAAACAAGGCGGAAAACTTGAATTCGGAACCGAGGTCGTAGTTAATCAACAAGGCACGATTGCATCTTTATTGGGTGCTTCTCCAGGAGCTTCAACAGCAGTTTTTGCAATGGTTAATATTCTTGAAAAATGTTTTCCTGAAAAAATCAATGGAGAATGGAAAGAAAAATTATTGGAAATGATTCCGTCTTATGGACAGAAATTAGCCAACAATCCTGAACTTACAGAGAAAGTGAGAGCTTACAGCAAAGAAAAATTAGAACTCAAACATTAA
- a CDS encoding NAD(P)H-dependent glycerol-3-phosphate dehydrogenase, protein MAKKKTISESANSKKPKKDISVGVVGSGSFATAIVKMLVENCKTVHWCVRSEFVKGAIELRGHNPTYLTAVNFNLKNLKLTTDINELVTACDVVVLATPSIYLSDTMDKMTCEYKDKIFVSAIKGIIPKVNDVVAHYLKEEFQIGFRNQAVIAGPCHAEEVAMERLSYLTVATVEDETSDKLVGIFNSDFIKVNSSKDILGNEYSAILKNIFAIGAGIASGLGYGDNFTAVFVSNAIREMETFLEAIYEAPRDVNESAYLGDLLVTAYSLFSRNRNLGNLIGKGYTVKSAIQSMNMVAEGYYAADSIYKTARQKNLELPIIDTIYAILYEGKNAEKQFKKLTAKLN, encoded by the coding sequence ATGGCGAAAAAGAAAACAATTTCAGAATCAGCGAACTCAAAAAAGCCTAAAAAAGACATTTCCGTAGGAGTTGTCGGCAGCGGAAGTTTTGCTACAGCGATTGTGAAAATGCTTGTTGAAAACTGTAAAACAGTACATTGGTGCGTGAGAAGTGAATTTGTAAAAGGTGCAATCGAGCTTCGTGGTCACAACCCGACGTATCTTACGGCAGTTAATTTTAATCTTAAAAATTTAAAGCTTACAACCGATATCAATGAGTTGGTTACAGCTTGCGATGTGGTGGTTTTGGCAACTCCGTCCATTTATCTGTCAGACACGATGGATAAAATGACCTGTGAGTACAAAGACAAAATTTTTGTATCGGCAATCAAAGGGATAATTCCTAAAGTCAATGATGTCGTAGCGCACTATTTAAAGGAAGAATTCCAAATCGGTTTCAGAAATCAGGCGGTAATTGCTGGGCCTTGTCACGCAGAAGAAGTTGCGATGGAAAGATTGTCTTATCTTACAGTTGCTACCGTTGAAGATGAAACTTCTGATAAATTGGTCGGAATTTTTAATTCAGATTTTATTAAAGTTAATTCTAGCAAAGATATTTTAGGAAATGAGTACAGTGCCATTCTTAAAAATATTTTCGCAATCGGAGCGGGTATTGCAAGCGGTTTAGGCTATGGAGATAACTTTACAGCAGTCTTCGTGTCCAATGCGATCCGTGAGATGGAAACCTTCCTCGAAGCGATTTATGAAGCACCTAGAGATGTCAACGAGAGCGCTTATTTGGGAGATTTACTCGTGACGGCTTATTCATTGTTCTCAAGAAACAGAAACTTAGGAAACCTCATTGGAAAAGGATATACCGTAAAATCCGCCATTCAGTCGATGAACATGGTTGCTGAAGGATATTATGCTGCTGATTCAATTTATAAAACGGCAAGACAGAAAAATCTTGAACTTCCTATCATTGATACTATTTATGCGATTTTGTATGAAGGTAAAAACGCAGAGAAACAGTTCAAGAAACTGACTGCAAAATTGAATTAA
- a CDS encoding M23 family metallopeptidase, with the protein MKKFLRSKKKVNILIGGLLLIVFAQSIFIASLFSKKDDKNYEVNLVKINTEKDSVDYLKMKTDLNLVDQTVGQLNSFLKSKDIKNEKLMVLDSDSISNSIYLAKQSNRYSKYLMDLQKKLMQVPLGMPSEGYISSNFGIRKNPIPFKTVYASVKSTAEAKPAVVAVAAPKPEVKAEPYEKILEVTDSYGNKREVKVWVTPKAKTEAVAAAPTASSTKTVATNTSKAPEKNNPPAEADQMQFHKGLDIAVPFGSDVIATAAGTVIFSGQKGGYGNCVIVSHGNGLATLYGHLSQLVAKANDKVKVGQVIAKSGNSGRSTGPHLHYEVHKNNTPVNPKLFMNL; encoded by the coding sequence ATGAAGAAATTTTTAAGAAGCAAAAAGAAGGTAAACATTCTGATTGGAGGACTTTTACTGATAGTTTTTGCACAAAGTATTTTTATCGCCAGCTTATTTTCGAAAAAAGATGATAAAAATTACGAAGTCAATCTGGTAAAAATAAACACCGAAAAAGACAGTGTAGATTACCTGAAAATGAAGACAGATCTTAATTTAGTAGATCAAACAGTAGGACAGCTGAACTCATTTTTAAAATCTAAAGACATCAAGAACGAAAAGCTCATGGTTCTTGATAGTGACAGTATCTCGAACTCTATTTATCTGGCAAAACAATCAAACAGATACAGCAAATATCTGATGGATTTGCAGAAAAAACTGATGCAGGTTCCTTTGGGAATGCCGAGTGAAGGTTACATTTCATCTAATTTTGGAATCAGAAAAAACCCAATTCCATTCAAAACAGTGTATGCATCTGTAAAATCAACTGCAGAAGCAAAGCCAGCAGTTGTTGCTGTAGCCGCTCCAAAACCTGAAGTAAAAGCAGAACCTTACGAAAAAATATTAGAAGTTACGGACAGCTACGGAAATAAACGTGAGGTAAAAGTTTGGGTAACGCCAAAAGCTAAAACAGAAGCCGTTGCCGCTGCTCCAACAGCTTCTTCTACGAAAACTGTTGCTACAAATACATCAAAAGCACCGGAGAAAAATAATCCACCTGCAGAAGCTGACCAAATGCAGTTTCATAAAGGTTTAGACATTGCCGTGCCGTTTGGGTCTGATGTAATTGCTACAGCAGCCGGAACAGTTATTTTTTCAGGACAAAAGGGAGGTTACGGAAACTGTGTGATTGTTTCCCACGGAAATGGTCTGGCAACACTATACGGACACTTATCACAGTTAGTTGCTAAAGCAAATGACAAAGTAAAAGTAGGACAAGTGATTGCAAAATCTGGAAACTCAGGACGTTCTACTGGACCGCACCTTCATTATGAAGTACACAAAAACAATACGCCGGTAAATCCGAAATTGTTTATGAATTTATAA
- a CDS encoding MBL fold metallo-hydrolase, giving the protein MLGKKLLSLIVLFGFVSIVFAGNLKIKVYNPGSKAIFPITSTIIYGDKDAILIDAQFQKQYAEELVKKIKATGKSLKTVFISQSDPDFYFGLDVIKKAFPNVKIISTAQTAYLISASKDDKLAVWKPQLKEDAPSEIIIPEAVNSIPDLEGNKIELKQNLDDSAHSFLWIPSLKTVVGGISVSVDSHLWMADTQNQKAIDQWIGQIDAMKALNATQVVSSHFAKLTLSPSSLDFVKNYLENYKKAVAENKTSDAIVNFMVNKYPNLPGKDELTMGVKVFLGEMNWDLRSPYPAIGRKVEVNFGAVQFVLDFKDNKTMSYVGTKGEVKGLADTVGYTATEVSKNVFMVYWYEAKAGVNVVNVQDYNKNIIYSNILKKDGSSDHPKGMIKIIK; this is encoded by the coding sequence GGAAAGAAATTATTATCACTAATAGTCTTATTTGGTTTTGTAAGCATCGTATTTGCGGGAAATTTAAAGATTAAAGTCTACAATCCGGGTTCAAAAGCGATCTTTCCCATTACCTCAACAATAATTTACGGAGATAAAGATGCAATTCTTATCGATGCACAGTTTCAAAAGCAATATGCAGAAGAACTTGTCAAGAAAATCAAAGCGACTGGAAAGAGTCTGAAAACAGTTTTTATTTCTCAAAGCGATCCTGATTTTTATTTTGGATTGGATGTCATCAAGAAAGCTTTCCCAAATGTGAAAATTATTTCCACAGCACAGACAGCTTATCTTATTTCGGCTTCAAAAGATGATAAACTTGCAGTTTGGAAACCTCAACTGAAAGAGGATGCTCCTTCAGAAATTATTATTCCAGAAGCAGTAAATTCAATTCCAGATTTGGAAGGAAATAAAATTGAACTTAAACAAAACCTTGATGATTCAGCGCATAGTTTTCTTTGGATTCCATCATTGAAAACGGTTGTTGGAGGAATTTCAGTTTCTGTAGATTCTCATCTCTGGATGGCCGATACACAGAATCAAAAAGCTATCGATCAATGGATCGGGCAAATTGATGCTATGAAAGCATTGAATGCTACACAGGTTGTATCTTCCCATTTTGCAAAACTGACTCTTTCTCCAAGCTCGTTGGATTTTGTAAAAAATTATCTTGAAAATTATAAAAAAGCAGTCGCCGAAAATAAAACTTCAGATGCGATTGTTAATTTTATGGTTAATAAATATCCAAATCTTCCCGGAAAAGATGAATTGACAATGGGAGTCAAGGTTTTCTTAGGCGAAATGAATTGGGATTTAAGATCACCTTATCCTGCGATTGGACGAAAAGTAGAAGTGAACTTTGGGGCTGTTCAATTTGTTTTAGATTTTAAGGACAATAAAACCATGTCTTATGTCGGAACAAAAGGTGAAGTAAAAGGACTTGCAGATACAGTTGGATACACTGCAACAGAAGTTTCAAAAAATGTATTTATGGTCTATTGGTACGAAGCTAAAGCTGGTGTAAACGTTGTAAATGTTCAGGACTATAATAAGAATATTATTTATTCAAATATCTTGAAAAAAGACGGTTCATCAGATCATCCAAAAGGAATGATTAAAATTATAAAATAA